The genomic region ACCCGCGCGGGTCGAGGTCGGCCTGCGCGGCGTACCGGCCGCGGTAGAACAGCAACGGCCGGGCGTCGCGTTCCGGGCCGAGCTCGACGACCTCGCCGATCACCACGAAGTGGTCGCCCGCCTCGTGCACGGTCGTGACCCGGCAGTCGACCCAGGTCAGCGCCCCGTCGAGCACCGGTGCCCCGGTGCTCGACGGGGACCACGAGACGCCGGCGAACTTGTCCGCCCCTGCCCGGCCGAACACCGCCGACAGGTCCCGCTGGTCCTCGGCGAGCACGTTCACGCAGAACGCGCCGGCCGAGGACATCGCCGCCCAGCTGCCCGAGGTCCGCTGTGGACAGAACAGCACGAGCGGCGGGTCCAGTGACAACGCCGCGAACGACTGGCAGGCGAACCCCACCGGTCCGCCTCCGGACATCCCGGTCACCACGGTCACGCCGGTGCAGAAGTGCCCGAGCACCGACCGGAACCGCATCACCCCTGGTGCCCCACGCTGAAGTCGTGTCCCCACAAGCTCACCGCCGTGCTCTCGCGTGCGATCCAGTCCTCGTCGGACACCTGTCGTCCCTCGCAGCCGAACTCGACGTCGAACCCACCGGGTGTCTTCATGTAAAAGGACAGCATCAGGTCGTTGACGTGCCGCCCCAGGGTCGCCGACATCGGCACCTTGCGCCGCAACGCCCGGTCCAGCGTCAGGCCCACGTCGTCGGTGTCCTCCACCTCGATCATCAGGTGCACGATCCCGGACGGCGTCGGCATCGGCAGGAACGCGAGGCTGTGGTGGCGCGGGTTGCAGCCGAAGAACCGCAGCCACGCGGGCGGCCCGTCAGCGGGCCTGCCGACGAACTGCGGGGGCAGCCGCATCGAGTCGCGCAGCCGGAACCCGAGCACGTCGCGGTAGAAGTGCAACGCGGCCTCGTCGTCCGAAGTGGACAACACGACGTGGCCGAGCCCCTGGTCCTCGGTCACGAACCGGTGCCCGTACGGCGACACCACCCGCCGGTGCTCCAAAGCCGCCCCGTGGAACACCTCCAGCGTGTTGCCGGACGGGTCCTCGAACTTGACCAGTCCGTTCACCCGGCGTTCGGCGAGCTCGGAAGCCGTGCCCTCGACGACCGCCACTCCCGCGGACGCCAGGCGTTTCGCCACCTCGTCCAGCTCGGCCTCGGTCGCGACCTCCCAGCCCGAGGCGAGCAACCGGTCCGCCTCACCGGGCACGATCACCAGCCGGGCCGGGAAGTCGTCCATCCGGAAGTACAGCGCGCCCTCGGTGGACCCCTTGCCCTCCACCAGCCCGAGCACCTTCAGCCCGAACTCGCGCCACCGGCCGATGTCGGTGGCCTCGATCCGCAGGTAGCCCAGCGATCGGATGCCCATCACGCCTCCGCAAGGAAGTCAGCCAAGCAGGAAATCGGTTGCGAGCCGGTTGAACTCGTCGAACTTCTCCAGCTGCGCCCAGTGCCCGCACCCGCCGAACACGTGCAGCTGGGCGCGTTGGATCAGCTTCAACGCGACCAGCGCGCCGTCGAGCGGGTTGACCCGGTCCTCCCGGCCCCACACCAGCAGCACGCGCTGGCGCAGCTTGTAGGCCTCGCGCCAGAGCATCCCCTGCTCGAAGTCCGGGCCGGAGAACGACTTGCCCATCGCGATCATGGCCTGCAACGACTCCGGCCGGGAGGCAGCCGCGAACCGTTCGTCAATCAGCTCGTCGGTGATCAACGACTGGTCGAACACCATGATCCGCAGGAACTCCGCGATCTTCTCCCGCGAGGGTTCCCTGGCGAACGCGCTGAGCTTGCGCACACCCTCGGTCGGATCGGGTGCGAAGACGTTGAGCGACAACCCACCCGGCCCCATCAGCACGAGGCGCCCTGTGCGTTTCGGGTTGTCCAACGCGAACCGCACGGCCGTCCCGCCGCCGAGCGAGTTGCCCAGGATGTGCGCCTTCTCCACCCCCAGCGAGTCGAGCAGCCCGCGCAACGCCTCGGCCGCGTAGGTGAAGTACTGGCCGTGCTCGGTCGGCTTGTCCGACTCGCCGAACCCCGGCTGGTCCACCGCCAGCACCCGGAACGACTTGGCGAGCACCGGGATGTTGCGCCCGAAGTTGCTCATCGCCGACGCGCCCGGCCCGCCGCCGTGCAGCAGCACCAGCGTCTCGGCGTGGTCGGCGCCGGCCTCGTGGTAGTGCAACCGAACCATCGCTACCCCTCTAGAACAGACCGTCGCGGACCGGGATGCCGAGCTCGTTCTTGCCGAACATCACCAGCGAGCGCTCCGGGTCGTTGGCCGCGTGCACCCGTGCGGCGTGGGCGTCACGCCAGAACCGCGGCAACGGCAGGTCTGCGTTGATCGCCTTGCCGCCCGCGCTCTCGAAGAGCCGGTCGATCGCGGAGATCGCCCGCGCGCTGCCGAGCACCTGGTCCCTGCGCGCCCGCAACCGCAGCTCGACCGGGATCTTGGTCTCGGCGACGGCGTGCTCCCACTCGTCGTTGATGTCCTTCTCGAGCTGCCACCACGCGGTGTCGATGTCGTTGGCCGCGATGGCGATCCGCACCTGCGCGAACGGGTCGTCGACCGCTTTCTCGCCCAGGTAGGCGGCCCGGACGCGCTCGCGGGTCGCGTTGACGTGCAGCTCGTACGCGCCCGCCGCCATGCCGATCATCGGCGCGGTGATCGCGTACGGGTGGACCGTCCCGTAGGGCATGCGGAACAACGGGCCGGGGTTGACCGCTTGACCAGGACACCTGCAGCGCGCGGTGTGCGCCATGCTGAGCGTCCGGTGCTCGGGCACGAACACGTCCGACACCACGATGTCGTTGCTGCCCGTGCCGCGCAGGCCGACCGTGTCCCAGACGTCGTTGATCGTGTAGTCGGCGATCGGCAGCAGGAACGTGCGGAAGTCGACGGGTTTGCCCTCGTCGTTCATCACCAGCCCGCCGAGCAGCACCCACGTGGCGTGGTCGCAGCCGGAGGAGAAGCTCCACTTGCCGCTGAACCGGAACCCGCCCTCGACCGCGGTCGCCCGGCCCGTCGGCGCGTAGGAGGAGGAGATCCGGGTGTCCTGGTCGTCGCCGAACACCTCGTCCTGCGCCCGCACGTCGAACAGCCCGACGTGCCACGGGTGCACGCCCAGCACGGACGCGACCCAGCCGGTCGACCCGCAGGCGCTCGCGATCAGCTTCACCGCGGTGTAGAACGCGAGCGGGTGCGTCTCGTACCCGCCGTAGCGGACCGGCTGCAGCATCCGGAAGAACCCGGTCTCCTGCAACGCCTTCACCGACTCCGGCGGCACCTTGCGCAGCACCTCCGCCTCCGCCGCGCGGTCCCGCAGCACCGGCAGCAGCTCCCGCACCTTGCCGAGGATCTCCTCGCTCATCGGACCTCCTCCCTGCTCAGCTCCAGTGCGATGTCGATCAGCTGGTCCTCCTGCCCGCCGACGAGCTTGCGTTCGCCCGCGCGCACGAGCAGCTCGGCGCCGGACACGCCGTAGCGCTTCGCCTGTGTGTAAGCGTGTTTGAGGAAGCTGGAGTAGACGCCCGCGTAGCCCATCATCAGCGCCATCCGGTCGAGCAGGCACTCCTCGGGCATCACCGGCCGCACGACGTCCTCGGCCGCGTCGACGATCTTGAAGAAGTCGACTCCGGTCTCGAAGCCGAGCTTGTCGCACACGCCGACGAACGCCTCCAGCGGCGTGTTCCCCGCTCCCGCGCCGAACCCGCGCACGCTGCCGTCGATCTGCTGGGCGCCTGCCCGTGCCGCGGCGACCGAGTTCGCGACGCTCAGCCCGAGGTTCTCGTGCCCGTGGAACCCGACCTGGGCGTCATCACCCAGTTCCGCCACCAGCGCGGCCACCCGGTCGGACACCTGTTCCAGCACCAACGCACCGGCCGAGTCGACCACGTACACGCATTGGCACCCGGCGTCGGCCATGATCCTCGCCTGACGCGCCAACGCCTCCGGCGGCTGCGAGTGCGCCATCATCAGGAACCCGACGGTCTCCAGGCCGCGCTCACGGGCGAGCTGGAAGTGCTGCACCGAGACGTCGGCTTCGGTGCAGTGCGTGGCGATCCGGACGATCGACGCGCCGTTGTCCTGCGACACCAGGATGTCGTCCTTCACCCCGACACCCGGCAGCATCAGCACGGCGATCTTGGCCCGCCGCGTCGTCGCCACCGCGGTCTTGATCAGCTCCTGCTCCGGCGTGTGGCTGAAGCCGTAGGTGAACGACGACCCGCCCAGCCCGTCGCCGTGCGTCACCTCGATCACCGGCACCCCGGCGTCGTCCAGGGCGCCGACGATCGAGCGCACGTCGTCGACCGTGAACTGGTGGCGCTTGTGGTGCGAGCCGTCACGCAGAGACGTGTCGGTCAGCCGCAACTGCATCGGCGATCTCCTCCCCCACCTTGGTCGCGGCGGCCGTCATGATGTCGAGGTTCCCGGCGTACTCCGGCAGGAAGTCACCGGCTCCCGCGACCTCCACGAAGATCGCCACCCGGCCGGGGTCGTACTGCGGTTCGCGCAGCAGCCGGAAACCCGGGACGTACGCGCGGATGTCCGTCTCCATCCGCGCGATCGAGTCGGTGATCGGATCGGGATCGGTGTCCTCGGGGATCGCGCAGAAGATCGTGTCGCGCATGATCATCGGCGGGTCGGCCGGGTTCAGCACGATGATCGCCTTGCCGCGTCCCGCTCCGCCGATCGTCTCGATGCCGCGGCTGGTGGTGCGGGTGAACTCGTCGATGTTCGCCCGCGTGCCCGGTCCCGCCGACACCGACGCCACGCTGGCGACGATCTCCGCGTACGACACCGGGACCACCCGCGCCACCGCGTGCACCATCGGGATCGTGGCCTGCCCGCCGCAGGTGATCAGGTTGACGTTCGGTGCGTCGAGGTGTTCGCGCAGGTTGACCGGCGGCACCACGTGCGGCCCGATCGCGGCGGGCGTCAGGTCGACGGCCCGGATGCCGGCCTCGGCGTAGCGCGGGGCGTTGGCCCGGTGCACCGCCGCCGAGGTCGCCTCGAACACGACGTCGGGCAGCTCGTCCTGGCGCAGCAACCAGTCCACGCCCTCGACCGTGGTCTCCAGACCCGCCTCGCGCGCCCGGCGCAACCCCTCACTCGCGGGGTCGATGCCCACCATCCAGCGCGGTTCCAGCACCGGCGAGCGCAGGAGCTTGTAGAGCAGGTCGGTGCCGATGTTGCCGGACCCGACGATGGCCGCCTTCACCCGTTCACCTCAATCGAACTTCAGGTCGACAGAACCGAGTCCGGCGAACTCGGCGCGGAACTCGTCACCCGGCCGCGCGTCGAACGCCCGCGTGCACGAGCCGGGCAGCACGATGTCGCCGGCCAGCAGCCGGACGCCGAACGTGGCCACCTTCTGCGCGAGCCACGCCACCGCGATCGCCGGATCACCCAGCACCGCGTCCCCGCGGCCGGTGGCGACGACCTCACCGTTGCGCGTCAACGTGGCCTCGACACCGCGGATGTCCACATCGGACGGCCGGACGCGGTCGTCGCCCAGCACGAACGCCGCGGAGGAGGCGTTGTCGGCGATGGTGTCCGGGAGCTTGATCCGCCAGTCGGCGATCCGGCTGTCGATCAGCTCGATCGCGGGCGCCACGAACTCCGTTGCCGCGAGCACGTCCTCGACCGTGCAGCCCTCACCGGGCAGGTCCTGGCTGAGCAGGAACGCGATCTCCACCTCGACCCGCGGGAACAGGTACGCCGAGGCGTCCGCGATGCCGTGCAGCTGCATGTCGTCGAGCAGGTGGCCGTAGTCCGGTTCGTCCACGCCCATCATCTGCTGCATCGCCAGCGACGACAGCCCGACCTTGTGGCCGATGACGTCGCGGTTGCGGTGCCGGACGTTGAGCAGCTGGATCTCGTAGGCGTCCACCACGTCAATCTCGGGATACAGCTCGACCAGCGGTTTGATCGGCACGCGGTCGCGTTCGGCGGTGCGCAGCAACTGTGCGGCGGCCGCCCTCTTCTCCATCGTCAGCACCGGACCTCCTTCGCCACGTGTTGGCCGGCGCGGCGGCCCGAGAAGACGCAGTCGGCGAGCGCGAGCCCGCTGACGTACGACTCCGAGCACACCCCGACCGCCGAACGGCCCGCCGCGTACAGGCCGGAAACCCCCTGCACCGCACCGGTCTCCTCGTCGACCACCAGGCCGCCGAGGGTGAGCATCGGGCACGGGTAGCCGAACCCAGCCCTCACCGAGACGTTGATCAGCGAGTAGGGCGGGCGGCCGAACGGTTCGACCTGCGGCGCTCTGATCCCGGCCTTCTCGGCGACGGCTTCGAGCGTGGGCGCGGTGACAAGCCCTTTGGACAGCAGGTAGCGGGCCTGGAAGCGCTGGAACGCCGCCGTCTGCGTCGGCACCTGGGCCTTCGCGACGGTCAGCGTGTCGTCGTCGATGAGCAGCCACGCCTTGCCGTCGCGCTTGATGATCTCGTCACCGATCGCGGCGCCGTACCGGGTGGCGTCCCCGAACGGCTGCCCGTCGACGTCGACGAGGATCCCGCGCTGCAACGCGCTGGGCGGCGTGACGAACCGCCACACCGAGACCTTGTCCAGCCGGTCGGTCGTGCCTCCCGCCGCGATGCCGAGCCGGATGCCGCTGCCGTCGTCGCCCGGTGTGCCGAGCGCGAGACCACCGCGGTGCGCCGGGGCGTGTTCGCGGACCATCGTGCGGTTCGCGATGAACCCACCGGCCGTGATGATCACGCCACGGCCGGCGTGCACGGTCAGCTCCTGGCCGCACCGGCGTTCCACGACCGCGGCCACCCGGTGCAGCGCCCGTCCGAGCGGCGGGAAGTACAGCCACGGCTTGGCCGCGGCCTTCGACAACGCCCTGTGCAGCGCTTTCGGCAGGCCGATCAACGTCCGGCACCGCACGCCGGTCACCCGATCGGCAACGACGAGGTCGACGGCCCGCGTCTGCGTCATGACCCGCACGCCCGCACGCCGGGTCGCCTCGGCCAAGCGCGCGAAGAAGACCCGGCCGGACGTGCCCTTCGCCCTGGTCCGGTGCCCGCGCGGCGCCGGGTCGGGCCAGGCCGTCTCGCTGCCGGAGTGGTAGAGGTAGTAGTCGTCGGTCGGGTACGAGGTCTTGAACGGGCACAGCCGCGCGTCGAACGGCACGCCCTGGTCCTCCAGCCAGGCCAGCGTCTTCGCGCTGTCCTGGCAGAACCGGCGCAGCGTCTCGTCCGACACCGCGTCCCGCACCTCGTGCTTCAGGTACGCGTACATCGCCTCCGGCGTGTCGGCGACCCCGGCCTCCACCTGCTGCCGGGTCCCGCCACCGGCGTAGACGATCCCGCCGGACAACGCCGTCGCACCTCCACCGGCGAACCGGTCCAGGACCACCACCGACGCACCGGCCGCCGCGGCTTCGAGCGCGGCGCACGCGCCGGCGGCACCGAAGCCGATGACGACCACGTCAGCGGTGACCTCCACGCAACCCTCCCGGAACACGTTCTCGGTGAGTGGAACCGCCTGGAACTCCTACACCATAGCGCCAAACCGCCCAGAACTATAACCTGTTCTAGTCTGGACTCCGGGAGGTGCGGATGTACGACGTGATCGTCGTCGGCAGCGGCGCGGCAGGCATGACCGCCGCCCTGTGCACGGCCCAGCGGGGGCTGCGCACCCTCGTCGTCGAGAAGGCGGCGCACTTCGGTGGCTCCACCGCCCGGTCCGGCGGAGGCATCTGGGTGCCGAACAACCCCGTCCTCGCGCAGGCGGGTGTGCGGGACACGCCGGAGAACGCCTCCGCCTACCTCGCGCACATCGCCGGGGACGTGCCGGCCGAGCTGCGGGAGGCGTTCCTCGACGCCGGGCCGGCGATGCTCGGGTTCGTGTGCGCCCACACGCCGTTGCGGTTCCGCTGGGTGCGCGGTTATCCCGACTACTACCCGGAGGCGCCCGGCGGGCGGCCCCAGGGGCGTTCTATCGAGCCCGTGCCGATGAAGGCGGACGTCCTCGGTGCCGAGCTCAAGCACCTGGAGCCGCCGTACGTGCCGACACCGGCCGGAATCGTGATCACCCAGGTCGACTACAGGTGGCTCACGCTCGCCGCTCGCCATCCGCGCGGGGCGCTGACCGCCGCCAAGCTGTTCGCCCAGCGGTTCAAGCCGGGACGAATGCTGGCAATGGGCCAGGCGCTGGCGGCGGGACTGCGTGCCGGCCTGGCGGCGTTGAACGTCGAGGTCAGGCTCAACACCGCGTTCACCGACCTGCACTTCGAGAACGGCCGTGTCGCCGGGATCCGGATCGGTGACGAGCTGGTCCAGGCGCCGCACGTCGTGCTCGCGTCCGGCGGGTTCGAGAACAACGAGCAGCTGCGCAAACAGCACCAGGACATCGGTACGGAGTGGACGGTCGGCGCGCAGGCCAACACAGGTGACGGCATCGAGGCCGGGTTGCGTGCCGGCGCGGCGGTCGGGTTGATGGACGACGCGTGGTGGGGACCGACGGTCCCGTTGCCGCGCGGCCCGTTCTTCCTGCTCGCTGAACGCGCGTTGCCGGGGTGTGTGCTGGTCGACGCGTCCGGGCGGCGGTTCGTCAACGAGGCGGCGCCCTACATCGACGTGGTCAAGGCGATGACCGGCGAGACCTGGCTCGTGTTCGACCAGACCTACCGCAACCGCTACCCGTTCGCCGGCTTCCCGCCACGCCGCCCGCTCCCCCGGCGCTGGAACGAGGTCGTGCTCTCCGCGCCCACCCTGGCCGAACTGGCCGATCGGGCGAACCTGCCCGAGCTGGTCGCGACGGTCGAGCGGTTCAACACCTTCAACGGCACGGACCCCGAATTCCACTGCGGCGACAGCGCGTACGACCGCTACTACGGCGACCCCCGGGTCCGCCCGAACCCATGCCTCGCGCCGCTGCTCAAGCCACCGTTCTACGCGGCCAGGATCGTCCCCGGCGACCTGGGCACCAAGGGCGGCCTGCGCACCGACGCGACCGCACGGGTGCTGCGCGAGGACGGTTCGGTGATCGACGGCCTGTACGCGGCCGGCAACACGAGCGCGTCCGTCATGGGCCACACCTACGCGGGTGCCGGAGCCACCCTCGGACCGGCGATGACCTTCGGGTACCTCGCCGGACTCGACATCTCCGACCACAATCATCGTGGAGGCAAGTGATGACGCAGGACTCCGTGCGTTCCATCGACACCGGCGCGCCTCCCGCACGGTTCGCGCGCGGCTGGCACTGCCTGGGTCTCGCCGACAGCTTCCGCGACGGGCAGCCTCACGCGATCAAGGCGTTCGGCACCAAGCTCGTGGTGTTCCAGGGCGAGGACGGCAAGCTCAACGTGCTCGACGGGTACTGCCGGCACATGGGTGGCGACCTCACGCAGGGCACGGTGAAGGGCAACAACATCGCGTGCCCGTTCCACGACTGGCGCTGGGCGGGCAACGGCCGGTGCGTCGAGATCCCCTACGCCAAGCGGGTTCCACTGCGAGCCCGCACCCGGTCGTGGGTGACGCTGGAGGAGAACAAGCAGCTGTTCGTGTGGAACGACCCGCAGGGCAACCCGCCGCCCGAGGACGTGACGATCCCGCGGATCGAGCAGGCGTTCAGCGGCGAGTGGAGCAACTGGACGTGGGACTCGGTCGTGATCGACAACGCGAACTGCCGCGAGATCATCGACAACGTCGTCGACATGGCCCATTTCTTCTACATCCACTTCGCGTTCCCGACGTACTTCAAGAACGTGATGGAGGGCCACATCGCCTCGCAGTACCTCACCACGCGGGGCCGGCCGGACGTGGCGATGGCGTCGAACTACACCGGTGACGTCGAGGTGCGCTCGGAGGCCTCGTACTACGGGCCGTCGTACATGATCGACTACCTGTGGAACGACTACAAGGGCATCGAGATCGAGACGGTGCTGATCAACTGCCACTACCCGATCACGCCGAACTCGTTCAAGCTGCAGTGGGGCGCGATCGTGAAGAAGCTGCCGGGTGTCTCCGACGAGCACGCGGACAAGATCGCCCGCAAGTTCGCGCGCGGCATCGGCGCCGGGTTCCTGCAGGACGTGGAGATCTGGCAGAACAAGACGCGGATCGACAACCCGTTGCTGTGCGAGGAGGACGGGCCGGTCTACCAGCTGCGGCGCTGGTACGAGCAGTTCTACGTGGACGTCGAGGACGTCACCGACGACATGGTCCGGCGGTTCGAGTTCGAGGTCGACACGAGCCGGGCGGTCGAGGTGTGGGAGAAGGAGGTCGCCGGGAACCTGGCCCGGCAGCAGGAGGCGACGAGCTCATGAGCGAGCTGCGGGAGTTCCTGTCCGGTGGCATGGTGCCGGTGACGTGCGACTGCGGCAACCGGGTGCTGGTCAAGAAGAACAGCCCGCAGCACACCAGCGTGCAGTGGCTGGCGGACACCAGCGTGTGCCCGGAGCTGGGACCGCGGGCACCGTTGGTGCGGACGTGCCTGCGGTTGCGGGACGGCATCGAGAAGGCCGTGCGGGACGGGACGGTGGAGGTCGCCGATGGCTGAGGTGCACCGGTTGCGCGTCGAGTCGGTCATCGAGGAGACGGCGGACGCGCGCTCGTTCGTGCTGTCCGGCGCGGACTTCTCACCCCGTCCCGGGCAGTTCCTGACCGTGCGGGCCGGTGAGGTGGCGCGGTGCTACTCGCTGTCGAGCGCGCCCGGTGAGCCGTTGCGGATCACGGTCAAGCGGACGCCGGACGGGTACGGCTCGGTGTGGATGTGCTCCGAAGTGACGGCCGGGACGGAGCTGGACGTGCTGGCGCCGGCCGGGGTGTTCACGCCTCGCTCGCTCGACTCGTCGTTGCTGGCGTTCGCGGCGGGCAGCGGGATCACGCCGGTGATGTCGATCGTCCGGGCGGTGCTGTCCGGCGGGACCGGGTCGGTGTTCCTGTTCTACGCCAACCGGGACGAGTCCTCGGTGATCTTCGCTCGCGAGCTGGACCGGTTGGCCCGTGAGTTCCCGGATCGCCTGACGGTCGTGCACTGGCTGGAGTCGGTGCAGGGGTTGCCGCACGGGTTGCGGGCGTTCGTGCGGGACTGCGACGAGGCGTTCGTGTGCGGGCCGGCGCCGTTCATGGAGGCCGCGCGGAAGGCGTTGCACGATGTTCCGGTGGTGCACGTCGAGAAGTTCGTGTCGTTGTCGAGTGATCCGTTCACTGAGGTCGTCGCCGTGGTTGACGAACGGCCGGACGCGCAGGTCGAGGTGTCGCTCGACGGTGAGACGCACCGGTTCGCCTGGCCCGCCCGCACGAAGCTGCTGGACCTGTTGCTGGACAAAGGGCTCGACGCGCCGTTCTCCTGTCGGGAGGGAGCGTGCAGCGCGTGCGCGTGCCGGCTGGTCGAGGGCGAGGTCAAGATGCTCGACAACGACGTGCTCGACCCCGAGGACATCGCCGACGGCATCGTGCTGGCGTGCCAGTCGGTTCCGGTCACCGACACGGTGAAGATCACCTACGAGTGAAGGGCTGCTGATGCCGATCGATCCGGATGTCGCCGTGGGGGCGGAACTGCCAGAGCTCACGTTCTCCTGGTCGTCGTCCGACGTGCTGCTCTACCACCTGGCGCTGGGCGCGACAGAACTCCGGTACGTCTACGAGGAGGGCCTGTCGGTGCTGCCGACGTTCGGGGTCGTGGCGCCGCGGTTCCACGAGACCGCGCCGCCCGCCGTGTCGTTCCCCGGCATCGACATCGACCTCGCGAAGGTGCTGCACGGCACGCAGGAGATCACCGTGCACGGACCGATCCCGGCGGACGGCGAGGCGGTGCTGCGGACGCGGATCACCGACGTGTGGGACAAGGGCAAGGCCGCCGTGGTCGTGCAGGAGTCCACCGCGGTCACTGCGGACGGGACCGCGCTCCACACGACCAGGTCCAGCATCTTCGCGCGTGGTGAGGGCGGGTTCGGTGGTGAGCGCGGGCCGTCGAACCGCGTCGAGCTGCCGGACCGCGAGCCGGACGCGGTGATCGAGACGCCGACGCTGCCGCAGCAGGCCTACCTGTACCGGTTGTGCGGGGACCGGAACCCGTTGCACGCCGATCCGGAGTTCGCGCGGAGGGCGGGGTTCGACCAGCCGATCCTGCACGGCCTGTGCACGTACGGCGTGGTGTGCAAGGCGGTGGTCGACGCACTGCTCGACGGGCCGGAGCAGGTGGTGTCGTTCGGCGCGAAGTTCGCCGGTGTGGTGTTCCCCGGTGAGACGTTGCGGACGCGGGTGTGGCGGGACGGGTCCCGGCTGGTGCTGACCACCTCGGCCGGGGACCGTCCCGTGCTCGCGGACGCCGTGTTAGTGACCCAGGACTAAGCCGCTCGTCGGGACGCCCGTACCGGCGGTGACCAGGACGTTGTCGACCCGCTCGACCTGGTTCACCGCAGTGCCGCGGACCTGCCGCACGCCCTCGGCGATGCCGTTCATGCCGTGCAGGTAGGCCTCGCCGAGCTGGCCGCCGTGCGGGTTGAGCGGCAGCGACCCGTCCAGTTCCAGCGCACCGGACGCCACGAAGTCCTTCGCCTCGCCCTTGCCGCAGAACCCGAGCTCCTCCAGCTGGACCAGCACGAACGGGGTGAAGTGGTCGTAGAGCACGGCCACGTCCACATCGGACGGACCGATGCCCGACCGCTGCCACAGCTGCCGCGCCACCACGCCCATCTCCGGCAGGCCGGTCAGGTCGTCGCGGTAGTAGCTGGTCATCGTGAACTGGTCGGTGCCGCTGCCCTGGGCGGCGGCCTTGACCAGCACGGGCTTGTGCTTCAGGTCGCGGGCGCGTTCGGCGGAGGTGACGACGACCGCCACTCCCCCGTCGCTCTCCTGGCAGCAGTCCAGCAGCCTCAGCGGCTCGGCGATCCAGCGGGACGACTGGTGGTCGTCCAGCGTGATCGGCCGGTTGTGGAACCAGGCGTTCGGGTTTGTGGCGGCGTGCTTGCGGTCGATGACAGCGACTCGGCCGAAGTCTTCGGACGTGGCGCCGTAGGAGTGCATGTACCGGCGGGCGAACATGGCGACCATCGCGGCCGGGGTGCCCAGGCCCATCGGGTAGGACCAGCTGTTGTCGATGTTCGCCGCGGCCGCGGTCTGGACCTGGCCGAACCGGTGGCCGGAGCGTTCGTTGAACGCCCGGTAGCAGACGACGACCTGTGCCATGCCGGTCTCGACGGCCATCGCGGCCTGCTGGACGGTCGCGCAGGCCGCGCCGCCGCCGTAGTGGACGCGGCTGAAGAACGTCAGCTCCGGGATGCCGAGCTCGCGGGCGACGGCGATCTCGGCGTTGGTGTCCATGGTGAAGCTGACAAGGCCGTCCACATCGGACGGTTCGAGGCCGGCGTCGGCGAGAGCGGCCCT from Lentzea guizhouensis harbors:
- a CDS encoding FAD-binding protein, encoding MEVTADVVVIGFGAAGACAALEAAAAGASVVVLDRFAGGGATALSGGIVYAGGGTRQQVEAGVADTPEAMYAYLKHEVRDAVSDETLRRFCQDSAKTLAWLEDQGVPFDARLCPFKTSYPTDDYYLYHSGSETAWPDPAPRGHRTRAKGTSGRVFFARLAEATRRAGVRVMTQTRAVDLVVADRVTGVRCRTLIGLPKALHRALSKAAAKPWLYFPPLGRALHRVAAVVERRCGQELTVHAGRGVIITAGGFIANRTMVREHAPAHRGGLALGTPGDDGSGIRLGIAAGGTTDRLDKVSVWRFVTPPSALQRGILVDVDGQPFGDATRYGAAIGDEIIKRDGKAWLLIDDDTLTVAKAQVPTQTAAFQRFQARYLLSKGLVTAPTLEAVAEKAGIRAPQVEPFGRPPYSLINVSVRAGFGYPCPMLTLGGLVVDEETGAVQGVSGLYAAGRSAVGVCSESYVSGLALADCVFSGRRAGQHVAKEVRC
- a CDS encoding FAD-dependent oxidoreductase translates to MYDVIVVGSGAAGMTAALCTAQRGLRTLVVEKAAHFGGSTARSGGGIWVPNNPVLAQAGVRDTPENASAYLAHIAGDVPAELREAFLDAGPAMLGFVCAHTPLRFRWVRGYPDYYPEAPGGRPQGRSIEPVPMKADVLGAELKHLEPPYVPTPAGIVITQVDYRWLTLAARHPRGALTAAKLFAQRFKPGRMLAMGQALAAGLRAGLAALNVEVRLNTAFTDLHFENGRVAGIRIGDELVQAPHVVLASGGFENNEQLRKQHQDIGTEWTVGAQANTGDGIEAGLRAGAAVGLMDDAWWGPTVPLPRGPFFLLAERALPGCVLVDASGRRFVNEAAPYIDVVKAMTGETWLVFDQTYRNRYPFAGFPPRRPLPRRWNEVVLSAPTLAELADRANLPELVATVERFNTFNGTDPEFHCGDSAYDRYYGDPRVRPNPCLAPLLKPPFYAARIVPGDLGTKGGLRTDATARVLREDGSVIDGLYAAGNTSASVMGHTYAGAGATLGPAMTFGYLAGLDISDHNHRGGK
- a CDS encoding Rieske 2Fe-2S domain-containing protein, coding for MTQDSVRSIDTGAPPARFARGWHCLGLADSFRDGQPHAIKAFGTKLVVFQGEDGKLNVLDGYCRHMGGDLTQGTVKGNNIACPFHDWRWAGNGRCVEIPYAKRVPLRARTRSWVTLEENKQLFVWNDPQGNPPPEDVTIPRIEQAFSGEWSNWTWDSVVIDNANCREIIDNVVDMAHFFYIHFAFPTYFKNVMEGHIASQYLTTRGRPDVAMASNYTGDVEVRSEASYYGPSYMIDYLWNDYKGIEIETVLINCHYPITPNSFKLQWGAIVKKLPGVSDEHADKIARKFARGIGAGFLQDVEIWQNKTRIDNPLLCEEDGPVYQLRRWYEQFYVDVEDVTDDMVRRFEFEVDTSRAVEVWEKEVAGNLARQQEATSS
- a CDS encoding ferredoxin--NADP reductase gives rise to the protein MAEVHRLRVESVIEETADARSFVLSGADFSPRPGQFLTVRAGEVARCYSLSSAPGEPLRITVKRTPDGYGSVWMCSEVTAGTELDVLAPAGVFTPRSLDSSLLAFAAGSGITPVMSIVRAVLSGGTGSVFLFYANRDESSVIFARELDRLAREFPDRLTVVHWLESVQGLPHGLRAFVRDCDEAFVCGPAPFMEAARKALHDVPVVHVEKFVSLSSDPFTEVVAVVDERPDAQVEVSLDGETHRFAWPARTKLLDLLLDKGLDAPFSCREGACSACACRLVEGEVKMLDNDVLDPEDIADGIVLACQSVPVTDTVKITYE
- a CDS encoding MaoC/PaaZ C-terminal domain-containing protein, which gives rise to MPIDPDVAVGAELPELTFSWSSSDVLLYHLALGATELRYVYEEGLSVLPTFGVVAPRFHETAPPAVSFPGIDIDLAKVLHGTQEITVHGPIPADGEAVLRTRITDVWDKGKAAVVVQESTAVTADGTALHTTRSSIFARGEGGFGGERGPSNRVELPDREPDAVIETPTLPQQAYLYRLCGDRNPLHADPEFARRAGFDQPILHGLCTYGVVCKAVVDALLDGPEQVVSFGAKFAGVVFPGETLRTRVWRDGSRLVLTTSAGDRPVLADAVLVTQD
- a CDS encoding lipid-transfer protein gives rise to the protein MNAAIAGIGATEFSKESGRSELQLAAEATRAALADAGLEPSDVDGLVSFTMDTNAEIAVARELGIPELTFFSRVHYGGGAACATVQQAAMAVETGMAQVVVCYRAFNERSGHRFGQVQTAAAANIDNSWSYPMGLGTPAAMVAMFARRYMHSYGATSEDFGRVAVIDRKHAATNPNAWFHNRPITLDDHQSSRWIAEPLRLLDCCQESDGGVAVVVTSAERARDLKHKPVLVKAAAQGSGTDQFTMTSYYRDDLTGLPEMGVVARQLWQRSGIGPSDVDVAVLYDHFTPFVLVQLEELGFCGKGEAKDFVASGALELDGSLPLNPHGGQLGEAYLHGMNGIAEGVRQVRGTAVNQVERVDNVLVTAGTGVPTSGLVLGH